One region of Pseudoalteromonas piscicida genomic DNA includes:
- a CDS encoding dual OB domain-containing protein produces the protein MREVIITDLTRFSNGENVCTAVIDVNTGECLRPMPYLKSSRCQELGIHPGAILKGNLSLQPNRENPHIEDANYSNLNFHGACSGDQFLQILENSLSDSVSDGFGFDFDVNQKHIPHDQEANCSIITIKIAPHQLTIHEDQYKPGKVKATFTDNSGHRYSYLSITDRGFHDYAKAHQDDGRLNEVTDLISQQDSIYLRVGLSRVWEVGDRNGYWLQVNGIYSFPDFHEEIRSYGS, from the coding sequence ATGAGAGAAGTAATAATCACAGACCTAACTAGATTCTCTAACGGTGAAAATGTCTGTACTGCGGTTATTGATGTAAATACGGGCGAATGCTTACGACCAATGCCTTACTTGAAAAGCTCAAGATGTCAGGAGCTAGGCATTCATCCAGGAGCAATCCTCAAAGGGAACCTTAGCCTACAACCAAATAGAGAAAATCCTCATATAGAGGATGCAAACTATTCAAATCTAAATTTTCATGGGGCATGTAGTGGCGATCAATTCCTTCAAATCTTAGAGAATTCATTAAGTGATTCTGTTTCAGATGGTTTCGGTTTTGATTTCGATGTTAATCAAAAGCACATTCCACACGATCAAGAGGCGAACTGCTCGATAATAACTATTAAAATCGCCCCTCATCAATTAACAATTCATGAAGATCAATACAAGCCCGGAAAGGTAAAGGCAACATTTACTGATAATAGCGGACACAGATACAGTTACTTATCTATTACAGACAGAGGCTTTCATGACTATGCTAAAGCTCATCAGGATGATGGCAGGCTTAACGAGGTTACAGATTTAATTAGCCAGCAGGATTCGATCTACCTAAGAGTAGGACTCAGCAGGGTATGGGAAGTTGGCGACAGGAATGGCTATTGGCTTCAGGTTAATGGAATTTATTCGTTTCCAGATTTTCATGAGGAGATTAGAAGCTATGGATCGTGA
- a CDS encoding DUF488 family protein, with amino-acid sequence MDRDIDIYTIGFTKKNAETFFNFLRGENVKTLIDVRLNNVSQLAGFAKRDDLKFFLKELCSTDYVHLPEMAPTKDILNAYKKGDMTWEIYEDKFINLMSQRNIEKSVKPALLDHGCLLCSEHEPHLCHRRLVVEYLNEHSDLDLKVKHLF; translated from the coding sequence ATGGATCGTGACATTGACATCTATACGATCGGATTTACAAAGAAGAATGCTGAAACATTTTTCAACTTTTTGAGGGGGGAAAATGTAAAGACTTTAATTGATGTGCGTTTGAATAACGTTTCTCAGTTGGCAGGATTTGCAAAAAGAGATGACCTAAAGTTCTTTTTGAAAGAGCTGTGCAGTACGGATTATGTTCATTTACCGGAAATGGCACCGACAAAGGATATATTAAATGCCTATAAGAAAGGTGATATGACTTGGGAAATTTATGAAGACAAATTCATAAATTTGATGAGCCAAAGGAATATTGAAAAATCTGTGAAGCCAGCGCTGCTAGATCATGGCTGTTTGTTATGCAGCGAGCACGAACCACACTTGTGCCATAGAAGGTTGGTAGTGGAATATCTTAATGAACATTCTGATTTAGACCTAAAAGTTAAGCACTTATTCTAA